In the genome of Mytilus edulis chromosome 3, xbMytEdul2.2, whole genome shotgun sequence, one region contains:
- the LOC139515047 gene encoding spore coat protein SP65-like, which yields MLLFTDKTSTNEGTTTEGTTTDGTTTDGTTTGLTTTDGTTTKGTTTDGTTTEGTTTNGTTTKVTTTKVTTTKGQTTAGQTTEGTTTEDRTTASQTTVGQTTKVTTTEDQTTEAQTPEGTTTDGTLSAGTTTEGLTIDGTTNEGHAIEDTTTEGQTTEGQTSEAKTTEGTTTEGRTTISSTNEGQTIDGTATEDTPAEGTTSDGCTEYCTKSRTCKCGESFGTTTSSTPVTQYKVDKKTLSSYKRRYQSASDPRKSSFYIGCVGITVLVVSCAFVVILDFVPRA from the coding sequence atgCTACTTTTTACAGACAAAACATCCACAAATGAGGGTACAACAACTGAGGGTACAACAACTGATGGTACAACAACTGATGGTACAACAACTGGTTTAACAACAACTGATGGTACAACAACTAAGGGTACAACAACTGATGGTACAACAACTGAGGGTACAACAACTAATGGTACAACAACTAAGGTTACAACAACTAAGGTTACAACAACTAAGGGTCAAACAACTGCGGGTCAAACAACTGAGGGTACAACAACTGAGGATAGAACAACTGCGAGTCAAACAACTGTGGGTCAAACAACTAAGGTTACAACAACTGAGGATCAAACAACTGAGGCTCAAACACCTGAGGGTACAACAACTGATGGTACACTATCTGCGGGTACTACAACTGAGGGTCTAACAATTGACGGTACAACAAATGAAGGTCACGCTATTGAGGATACAACAACTGAGGGTCAAACAACTGAAGGTCAAACATCTGAAGCTAAAACAACTGAGGGTACAACAACTGAGGGTCGAACAACTATAAGTTCAACAAATGAGGGTCAAACAATTGACGGTACAGCAACTGAGGATACACCAGCTGAGGGTACAACATCTGACGGATGTACCGAATATTGCACAAAATCCCGTACATGTAAGTGTGGAGAATCTTTCGGCACAACAACCAGCAGTACACCAGTTACTCAATATAAAGTAGATAAGAAAACGCTATCTTCATATAAAAGGAGATACCAGAGCGCATCGGATCCTCGAAAATCCTCGTTTTACATCGGATGTGTTGGTATTACTGTTCTTGTCGTTTCCTGTGCTTTCGTTGTGATTTTAGACTTTGTACCAAGAGCTTGA